In Streptomyces sp. NBC_00341, the DNA window GGTGCGCGCCCAGTTCGGCCTGGCGCGCCACGATGCGCCGCTCGGAGCGCATCAGCCGCCAGCCCCGCCGCAGCAGGAACGGCACGGACTTGCGGCCCTCGCGCAGATCCCGCAGCAGCCGGCGGCGGAACGTCGTCGACGGACGGCCGCGCAGGCACAGGGCGTCCGCGAGCACCCCGAGCGACCGGCACCGCTCCACGATGTCGGCGGCGAAGATTCCCTCGGCCACGAAGAGCGGGGTGCGCTCGATGTGGAGCACCTCGTGCCCGGTCCGGGAGCTGGTGGCGATGTCGTACAGCGGCACATCGGTGCGGCCGGTGCGGCACAGCGCCGCGATCGCGGCGACCGCCGCGTCGGCGTCCCAGGACTGTGCGGAGTCCCAGTCGATGTCCGTACTGCCGGGGACGAGAGGCAGCGTGGGGTCGCCGGCCTCCTTGTAGAAGTCGTCCAGCCGCAGCACCGGAAGACCGGTGAGGGCGGCGAGGGAGGACTTGCCGGAGCCGGAGGGGCCCGCAAGGAGGACGACGCGGGTCGAATGCGCATGGGAACTCACAGGACATGAGTGTGAGGCATTGACCCGCACAGGGGACCCCCCGGAGGTCTTGTTGGTATCGAGCATCACACCTCAACTACGCTGTGCGCCCAG includes these proteins:
- a CDS encoding uridine kinase; translation: MLDTNKTSGGSPVRVNASHSCPVSSHAHSTRVVLLAGPSGSGKSSLAALTGLPVLRLDDFYKEAGDPTLPLVPGSTDIDWDSAQSWDADAAVAAIAALCRTGRTDVPLYDIATSSRTGHEVLHIERTPLFVAEGIFAADIVERCRSLGVLADALCLRGRPSTTFRRRLLRDLREGRKSVPFLLRRGWRLMRSERRIVARQAELGAHPCNKPEALGRLAAAAAGRCRTPAVSSPSGD